In Massilia forsythiae, one DNA window encodes the following:
- the ndk gene encoding nucleoside-diphosphate kinase translates to MAIERTLSIIKPDAVAKNVIGQIYSRFEGAGLKVVAARMAQLSRAEAEGFYAVHKERPFFGALVDFMVSGPVMIQVLEGEGAIAKNRELMGATDPKKADAGTIRADFADSIDANAVHGSDAAETAAVEIAYYFPALNVYSR, encoded by the coding sequence ATGGCAATCGAACGCACCCTGTCGATCATCAAACCAGACGCAGTCGCAAAAAACGTGATCGGTCAAATCTACAGCCGCTTTGAAGGCGCCGGCCTGAAGGTCGTGGCCGCCCGCATGGCCCAGCTGTCGCGCGCCGAAGCCGAAGGCTTTTACGCCGTCCACAAGGAGCGTCCGTTCTTCGGCGCCCTGGTCGACTTCATGGTCTCGGGTCCGGTCATGATCCAGGTGCTGGAAGGCGAAGGCGCGATTGCCAAGAACCGCGAACTGATGGGCGCCACCGATCCGAAGAAGGCCGACGCCGGCACCATCCGCGCCGATTTCGCCGACTCGATCGACGCCAACGCCGTGCATGGTTCGGACGCCGCCGAGACCGCCGCCGTGGAAATCGCCTACTATTTCCCGGCACTGAACGTCTACTCGCGTTGA
- the rlmN gene encoding 23S rRNA (adenine(2503)-C(2))-methyltransferase RlmN yields MATLTNLLDFDPAQLVAYCAELGEKPFRAKQLQRWIHQFGASNFDDMTDLAKSLREKLKTRAEVRAPAIISDHTSADGTRKWLVDVGNGNAVETVFIPEETRGTLCISTQAGCAVNCRFCSTGKQGFNRNLSVAEIIGQLWMAEFELRRTKGIEPGPKGERQITNVVMMGMGEPLLNFEPTVTALKLMLDDNAYGLSRRRVTLSTSGVVPMMDKLSQECPVALAVSVHASNDPLRDGLVPLNKKYPLRELMAACRRYLEFAPRDFITFEYCMLDGVNDSDEHARELIALVNDPQVGVNCKFNLIPFNPFPESGLLRSKNPRIKAFAQVLMDAGIVTTIRKTRGDDIDAACGQLAGEVQDRTRVNERMSKMAEYQQKFGANFGKIVEIAS; encoded by the coding sequence ATGGCCACTCTCACCAACCTGCTGGACTTCGATCCCGCGCAGCTCGTCGCCTACTGCGCCGAGTTGGGGGAGAAGCCATTTCGCGCCAAGCAATTGCAGCGCTGGATCCACCAGTTCGGGGCGTCGAATTTCGACGATATGACCGACCTGGCCAAGTCGCTGCGCGAAAAACTGAAGACCCGCGCCGAGGTCCGTGCGCCGGCCATCATCAGCGACCACACCTCCGCCGACGGCACCCGCAAGTGGCTGGTCGACGTCGGCAACGGCAACGCGGTCGAGACCGTGTTCATCCCGGAAGAGACGCGCGGCACGCTGTGCATCAGCACGCAGGCCGGCTGCGCCGTCAACTGCCGCTTCTGCTCGACCGGCAAGCAGGGCTTCAACCGCAACCTGAGCGTGGCCGAGATCATTGGCCAGCTGTGGATGGCCGAGTTCGAGCTGCGCCGTACCAAGGGCATCGAGCCCGGCCCGAAGGGCGAGCGCCAGATCACCAACGTGGTCATGATGGGCATGGGCGAGCCGCTGCTGAACTTCGAGCCGACCGTCACCGCGCTCAAGCTGATGCTCGACGATAACGCCTACGGCCTGTCGCGCCGTCGGGTGACCCTGTCGACCTCGGGCGTGGTGCCGATGATGGACAAGCTCAGCCAGGAATGCCCGGTGGCCCTCGCGGTGTCGGTGCACGCGTCCAACGACCCGCTGCGCGATGGCCTGGTGCCGCTGAACAAGAAGTACCCGCTGCGCGAGCTGATGGCCGCCTGCCGCCGCTATCTCGAATTCGCGCCGCGCGACTTCATCACCTTCGAATACTGCATGCTCGACGGCGTCAACGACAGCGACGAGCATGCGCGCGAGCTGATCGCCCTGGTCAACGACCCGCAGGTCGGCGTCAATTGCAAGTTCAACCTGATTCCGTTCAACCCGTTCCCGGAATCCGGCCTGCTGCGCTCGAAGAACCCGCGCATCAAGGCCTTCGCCCAGGTACTGATGGATGCCGGCATCGTGACCACCATCCGCAAGACGCGCGGCGACGACATCGACGCCGCCTGCGGCCAGCTGGCCGGCGAGGTGCAGGACCGCACCCGCGTCAACGAGCGCATGAGCAAGATGGCGGAATACCAGCAGAAGTTCGGCGCCAACTTCGGCAAGATCGTGGAGATCGCTTCCTGA
- the pilW gene encoding type IV pilus biogenesis/stability protein PilW produces the protein MAAPAGRSARTAALLAISLAATLLPGCAGTQGGYGGAPRELRTASDQTAAEKRAQIRLQLAVGYYQDRKYAIALDEVKQAIAADPDYADAYGFRALIYTAMGENALADENYRHALRLAPRNPDLSNNYGLFLCEAGGKPAEAMGHFEAALKNPAYGSPVKALVNAGNCSLKMKNTDAAERYLLDALRYDPALPAVSSGLARVYFERRDDNRAGFFINRLTETAKLETLSADVLWLAIRVEHRLGDRSMEASLAAQLRKRFPGSPEYAAFERGAFNE, from the coding sequence ATGGCTGCGCCGGCCGGACGCAGTGCCCGCACCGCAGCGCTGCTCGCGATCTCGCTCGCGGCGACGCTGCTGCCGGGCTGCGCCGGCACGCAGGGCGGGTACGGCGGCGCGCCGCGCGAATTGCGCACCGCGTCCGACCAGACCGCGGCCGAGAAGCGCGCCCAGATCCGACTGCAGCTGGCGGTCGGCTACTACCAGGACCGCAAGTACGCCATCGCGCTGGACGAGGTCAAGCAGGCCATCGCCGCCGATCCGGACTATGCCGACGCCTACGGCTTCCGCGCCCTGATCTATACCGCCATGGGCGAGAACGCCCTGGCCGACGAGAACTACCGGCACGCGCTGCGCCTGGCGCCGCGCAATCCGGACTTGTCCAACAACTACGGGCTGTTCCTGTGCGAGGCCGGCGGCAAGCCGGCCGAAGCCATGGGCCATTTCGAGGCCGCGCTGAAGAATCCGGCCTACGGTTCGCCGGTAAAGGCCCTGGTCAATGCCGGCAACTGCAGCCTGAAGATGAAGAATACCGACGCGGCCGAGCGCTACCTGCTCGATGCGCTGCGTTACGATCCGGCGCTGCCGGCCGTGAGCAGCGGCCTGGCGCGGGTCTACTTCGAGCGGCGCGACGACAACCGCGCCGGGTTTTTCATCAACCGCTTGACCGAGACGGCGAAACTCGAGACGCTGTCGGCCGACGTGTTGTGGCTGGCCATCCGGGTCGAGCACAGGCTCGGCGACCGGTCCATGGAAGCATCGCTGGCGGCGCAGCTGCGCAAGCGCTTCCCAGGCTCGCCGGAATACGCGGCGTTCGAGCGCGGTGCCTTTAATGAGTGA
- a CDS encoding helix-turn-helix domain-containing protein gives MSSERAEQPAAPDNRHAIPGKTLAAQREAMGWSVEQVADQLKLAVRQVVALEAGDYAALPSPAVTRGFVRAYAKLMKLDPAPLVAQIEMDTPPVPSGNTAAAAAARRPSPTSFSEAKFPLHNKRSKLPLAWIGGAVAVVAAAAAAWHFGLLPTGQHGDAAATSTSVTTPAGAAAEGAHGSTVETLQNPSVPLISVPAPNAASASTTAAPGVATPGVATPGAAAGGAVVNVPATTATGAPPAAVPAAAATPANVANAAATPAAGSGVATPGVATPGVATPGALVLNVRQDSWIEVRPGKGGAPLISRLVKAGSTETVNVSGPVRVTVGNPGGVSVTLRGAPVALPPVPGKTLARVNLE, from the coding sequence ATGAGTTCCGAGCGTGCAGAACAGCCGGCGGCGCCCGACAACCGCCACGCCATTCCCGGCAAGACCCTGGCGGCCCAGCGCGAAGCGATGGGGTGGAGCGTGGAACAGGTCGCCGACCAGCTGAAGCTGGCGGTGCGCCAGGTGGTGGCGCTGGAGGCGGGCGACTATGCCGCGCTGCCCAGCCCGGCGGTGACGCGCGGCTTCGTGCGCGCCTACGCCAAGCTGATGAAGCTGGACCCGGCGCCGCTGGTGGCGCAGATCGAGATGGACACGCCGCCGGTCCCGAGCGGCAACACCGCCGCTGCGGCCGCCGCGCGCCGTCCGAGTCCGACGTCGTTTTCGGAAGCCAAGTTCCCGCTGCATAACAAGCGCAGCAAGCTGCCGCTGGCCTGGATCGGCGGCGCCGTCGCCGTGGTGGCCGCCGCCGCCGCGGCATGGCACTTCGGCCTGCTGCCGACCGGCCAGCACGGCGACGCCGCGGCGACATCGACGAGCGTGACCACGCCGGCCGGCGCCGCCGCGGAGGGCGCGCACGGCAGCACGGTCGAGACGCTGCAGAATCCGTCGGTGCCGCTGATCTCGGTGCCGGCGCCGAACGCGGCCTCCGCATCGACGACGGCCGCGCCGGGCGTCGCCACGCCGGGCGTCGCTACGCCGGGCGCAGCCGCCGGCGGCGCCGTGGTCAACGTGCCCGCCACCACCGCCACGGGCGCGCCGCCCGCCGCCGTGCCAGCCGCGGCGGCGACGCCCGCGAACGTCGCCAATGCCGCCGCAACCCCGGCCGCCGGTAGCGGCGTGGCGACGCCCGGCGTGGCGACGCCCGGCGTAGCGACGCCCGGCGCGCTCGTGCTGAACGTGCGCCAGGATTCGTGGATCGAGGTCAGGCCGGGCAAGGGCGGCGCGCCGCTGATCTCGCGCCTGGTCAAGGCCGGCAGCACCGAGACCGTGAATGTCAGCGGCCCGGTGCGCGTCACCGTCGGCAATCCGGGCGGCGTCTCGGTCACCCTGCGCGGCGCCCCGGTGGCGCTGCCGCCGGTGCCGGGCAAGACCCTGGCGCGCGTGAACCTGGAATGA
- the ispG gene encoding flavodoxin-dependent (E)-4-hydroxy-3-methylbut-2-enyl-diphosphate synthase: MTNPMSSPMTNTPDAPEAVRMLDAAPDTPDTVPPDAAPAGPSPIPSGPLGRRASRGVLVSHGARQVRIGGDAPVVVQSMTNTDTADAIGTAIQVKELARAGSEIVRITVDTPAAAAAVPAIREQLDRMGVDVPLVGDFHYNGHLLLRDYPECAQALSKYRINPGNVGKGAKRDSQFAQMIEIAIRNDKPVRIGVNWGSLDQALLARIMDENAARAQPWSAQAVMYEALITSAIENAQRAEEIGMRRDQIVLSCKVSGVQDLIAVYRELARRCDYALHLGLTEAGMGSKGIVASTAALSVLLQEGIGDTIRISLTPEPGGDRTREVVVGQEILQTMGLRKFTPMVIACPGCGRTTSTVFQELADNIQTFLREQMPEWKKTYPGVEAMNVAVMGCIVNGPGESKHANIGISLPGTGESPAAPVFVDGEKVATLRGERIVDEFQAIVLEYVKKNYGRETANS, translated from the coding sequence ATGACCAACCCAATGTCCTCTCCAATGACGAACACGCCCGACGCGCCGGAGGCGGTGCGCATGCTAGATGCCGCCCCGGATACGCCGGACACCGTGCCGCCCGACGCGGCGCCGGCCGGCCCGTCGCCGATCCCTTCCGGTCCGCTGGGCCGGCGCGCCAGCCGCGGCGTGCTGGTCAGCCACGGCGCGCGCCAGGTGCGCATCGGCGGCGACGCCCCGGTGGTGGTGCAGTCGATGACCAATACCGACACCGCCGACGCCATCGGCACCGCGATCCAGGTGAAGGAACTGGCGCGCGCCGGTTCCGAGATCGTCCGCATCACCGTCGACACGCCGGCGGCGGCGGCGGCGGTGCCGGCGATCCGCGAGCAGCTCGACCGCATGGGCGTGGACGTGCCGCTGGTCGGCGACTTCCACTACAACGGCCACCTGCTGCTGCGCGACTATCCGGAATGCGCGCAGGCGCTGTCGAAGTACCGCATCAATCCGGGCAACGTCGGCAAGGGCGCCAAGCGCGACAGCCAGTTCGCCCAGATGATCGAGATCGCGATCCGCAACGACAAGCCGGTGCGCATCGGCGTCAACTGGGGCAGCCTGGACCAGGCGCTGCTGGCGCGCATCATGGACGAGAACGCCGCGCGCGCGCAGCCGTGGAGCGCCCAGGCGGTGATGTACGAAGCCTTGATCACCTCGGCCATCGAGAACGCCCAGCGCGCCGAGGAAATCGGCATGCGCCGCGACCAGATCGTCCTGTCGTGCAAGGTCTCCGGCGTGCAGGACCTGATCGCGGTGTACCGCGAGCTGGCCCGGCGCTGCGACTATGCGCTGCACCTGGGCCTGACCGAGGCCGGCATGGGCAGCAAGGGCATCGTGGCCTCGACCGCCGCCCTGTCCGTGCTGCTGCAGGAAGGCATCGGCGACACCATCCGCATCTCGCTGACGCCGGAGCCGGGCGGCGACCGCACGCGCGAAGTCGTGGTCGGCCAGGAAATCCTGCAGACCATGGGCCTGCGCAAGTTCACGCCGATGGTGATCGCCTGCCCGGGCTGCGGGCGCACCACGTCGACCGTGTTCCAGGAGCTGGCGGACAACATCCAGACCTTCCTGCGCGAGCAGATGCCGGAATGGAAGAAGACCTACCCGGGCGTGGAAGCGATGAACGTGGCCGTGATGGGCTGCATCGTCAACGGTCCGGGCGAATCGAAGCACGCGAATATCGGCATCAGCCTGCCCGGCACCGGCGAATCGCCGGCGGCCCCGGTCTTTGTGGATGGCGAAAAGGTCGCTACACTGCGCGGTGAGCGCATCGTCGACGAGTTCCAGGCGATCGTGCTGGAATACGTGAAGAAAAATTACGGTCGAGAGACCGCGAATAGCTAG
- the hisS gene encoding histidine--tRNA ligase has translation MSEKKEKISAIKGMNDILPADAPLWELFENTAESVLKSYGYQKIVTPIVEETGLFARAIGAVTDIVEKEMYSFTDAMNGDLLTLRPEGTAGVVRAVVEHNMAYDGPKRLWYKGPMFRHERPQRGRYRQFFQFGAEAIGFSGPDIDAELIMLCRRLWDDIGLDEIRLELNSIGNADERQRHRADLIAYFEANIDVLDAEAKRRLHANPLRILDTKNPAMQDLVNAAPQLLSYLGEESLAHFEGLKKILDAANVQYTVNPRLVRGLDYYNRTVFEWVTDALGAQGTVCAGGRYDPLIETFGGKPTPGIGFAMGIERLIELMKAQGEPAAPGQCDVYMVHQGDEARMKAFILAERIRDAGLDVVLHCATPAGAGSFKSQMKKADASGAAFAVIIGEDEVAKDEVAVKSLRAAQGENAQQATVAFGAAVDYLVDQIVGGGGEHDCGPDCDDHHHVHRP, from the coding sequence ATGTCCGAGAAAAAAGAAAAAATCAGCGCCATCAAAGGCATGAACGACATCCTCCCGGCCGACGCGCCGCTGTGGGAACTGTTCGAAAACACCGCCGAGTCGGTCTTGAAAAGCTACGGCTACCAGAAGATCGTCACCCCGATCGTCGAGGAAACCGGCCTGTTCGCGCGCGCCATCGGCGCCGTCACCGACATCGTCGAGAAGGAAATGTATTCGTTCACCGACGCGATGAACGGCGACCTGCTGACGCTGCGTCCGGAAGGCACCGCCGGCGTGGTGCGCGCCGTGGTCGAGCACAACATGGCCTACGACGGTCCCAAGCGCCTGTGGTACAAGGGCCCGATGTTCCGCCACGAGCGTCCGCAGCGCGGCCGCTACCGCCAGTTCTTCCAGTTCGGCGCGGAAGCGATCGGCTTTTCCGGCCCGGACATCGACGCCGAGCTGATCATGCTGTGCCGCCGCCTGTGGGACGACATCGGCCTCGACGAGATCCGCCTGGAACTGAATTCGATCGGCAATGCCGACGAGCGCCAGCGCCACCGCGCCGACCTGATCGCCTATTTCGAAGCCAACATCGACGTGCTGGACGCCGAGGCCAAGCGCCGCCTGCACGCCAATCCGCTGCGCATCCTGGACACCAAGAATCCGGCGATGCAGGATCTGGTCAACGCCGCGCCGCAGCTGCTGTCCTACCTGGGCGAGGAGTCGCTGGCGCACTTCGAGGGTCTCAAGAAAATCCTCGACGCCGCCAACGTCCAGTACACGGTCAACCCGCGCCTGGTGCGCGGCCTGGACTACTACAACCGCACCGTGTTCGAGTGGGTCACCGACGCCCTCGGCGCCCAGGGCACCGTGTGCGCGGGCGGCCGCTACGATCCGCTGATCGAGACCTTCGGCGGCAAGCCGACCCCGGGCATCGGCTTCGCCATGGGCATCGAACGCCTGATCGAGCTGATGAAGGCGCAGGGCGAACCGGCCGCGCCGGGCCAGTGCGACGTCTACATGGTGCACCAGGGCGATGAGGCGCGCATGAAGGCCTTCATCCTGGCCGAGCGCATCCGCGACGCCGGCCTGGACGTGGTGCTGCACTGCGCCACCCCGGCTGGCGCCGGCAGCTTCAAGAGCCAGATGAAAAAGGCGGACGCCTCGGGCGCCGCCTTCGCCGTGATCATCGGCGAGGACGAGGTCGCCAAGGACGAGGTCGCGGTCAAGTCGCTGCGCGCCGCGCAGGGCGAAAACGCGCAGCAGGCCACCGTCGCCTTCGGCGCCGCGGTCGACTACCTGGTCGACCAGATCGTCGGCGGCGGTGGCGAGCACGACTGCGGCCCCGATTGCGACGACCACCATCACGTGCACCGCCCGTAA
- a CDS encoding YfgM family protein has protein sequence MAYDLEEQEQIANFKAFWNRFGNLISWVLILACGAYAAYNFWNSHERDLSREASNRYVLLTEALDAKDNAKVQRIAGEVEKGYGRSAYAPMAALAAAKSAFDANDLKTAKAQLQWAIDHGNDEYKSVARLRLSGVLLDEKAYDGALAALNGDFLPQFAAEVADRRGDVLVAQNKLADARTAYQNALDKMGKQHPGRQIVQVKLDAIGGAPVNPAVTVTQKAAA, from the coding sequence ATGGCATACGATCTCGAAGAACAGGAACAGATAGCCAATTTCAAGGCTTTCTGGAACCGTTTCGGCAACCTGATCAGCTGGGTGCTGATCCTGGCCTGCGGCGCTTATGCCGCCTACAATTTCTGGAACTCGCACGAACGCGACCTGTCGCGCGAAGCGTCCAACCGCTACGTGCTGCTGACCGAGGCGCTCGACGCCAAGGACAACGCCAAGGTGCAGCGCATCGCCGGCGAAGTCGAGAAGGGATATGGCCGCAGCGCCTATGCCCCGATGGCGGCGCTGGCCGCCGCCAAGTCGGCCTTCGACGCCAACGACCTGAAGACCGCCAAGGCGCAGCTGCAGTGGGCGATCGACCACGGCAACGACGAGTACAAGTCGGTGGCGCGCCTGCGCCTGTCCGGCGTGCTGCTCGACGAAAAAGCCTACGACGGCGCGCTGGCCGCGCTGAACGGCGACTTCCTGCCGCAGTTCGCCGCCGAGGTGGCCGACCGCAGGGGCGACGTGCTGGTGGCGCAGAACAAGCTGGCGGACGCGCGCACCGCCTACCAGAACGCGCTCGACAAGATGGGCAAACAGCATCCTGGCCGCCAGATCGTGCAGGTCAAGCTGGACGCCATCGGCGGCGCGCCGGTGAATCCGGCCGTGACCGTGACGCAGAAAGCCGCCGCGTAA
- the bamB gene encoding outer membrane protein assembly factor BamB: protein MRISRKLVGVGVLALMTGCSTISSLNPFASKPKGNLPAPLVELKASMAVRTAWKLEVGKSNNYPLTPALAGNTVVAAGGDGTLVRVDAASGRQLWRVKAGSDLTAGVGTDGETIVVGGAKGVLMAFDMDGKPLWKAQLSSEILSAPAVGQGVVVARSIDNRIVGYDVKTGQKKWTVQRTSPPLTLRLAPGMVVHDKDVIIAQPGGKLMSLILATGAPRWEIEVGVAKGATELERVTDIGGYPVVYEGDVCAVTYQGRVGCFDLATGSPRWTRDISSEAGVAVDQRFVFVPDDKGAVSAYNRDGGTSAWKNDKLSYRRLSTPVSYGRTVAVGDYQGYVHFLSREDGAFLARAATDGSAISSTPLVAGSNLIFQTQNGTVTAIAVE, encoded by the coding sequence ATGCGTATTTCCCGCAAGCTGGTTGGTGTCGGTGTCCTCGCCCTGATGACGGGCTGCTCGACGATTAGTTCGCTCAATCCGTTCGCCTCGAAGCCGAAAGGCAACCTGCCGGCGCCGCTGGTCGAGCTGAAGGCGTCGATGGCGGTGCGTACCGCGTGGAAGCTGGAAGTCGGCAAGTCCAACAACTACCCGCTGACGCCTGCGCTGGCCGGCAACACCGTGGTCGCCGCCGGCGGCGACGGCACCCTGGTGCGCGTGGACGCCGCCAGCGGCCGCCAGCTGTGGCGCGTGAAAGCCGGCAGCGACCTGACCGCCGGCGTCGGCACCGACGGCGAGACCATCGTGGTGGGCGGCGCCAAGGGCGTGCTGATGGCCTTCGACATGGACGGCAAGCCGCTGTGGAAAGCCCAGTTGTCGAGCGAGATCCTGTCGGCGCCGGCCGTGGGGCAGGGCGTGGTGGTGGCGCGCAGCATCGACAACCGCATCGTCGGCTACGACGTCAAGACCGGCCAGAAGAAGTGGACCGTGCAGCGTACTTCGCCGCCGCTGACCCTGCGCCTGGCGCCGGGCATGGTGGTGCACGACAAGGACGTCATCATCGCCCAGCCGGGCGGCAAGCTGATGTCGCTGATCCTGGCCACCGGCGCGCCGCGCTGGGAAATCGAGGTCGGCGTGGCCAAGGGCGCCACCGAACTGGAGCGCGTGACCGACATCGGCGGCTACCCGGTGGTCTACGAGGGCGATGTCTGCGCCGTGACCTACCAGGGCCGCGTCGGCTGCTTCGACCTGGCCACCGGCAGCCCGCGCTGGACCCGCGACATCTCGTCCGAGGCCGGCGTGGCGGTCGACCAGCGCTTCGTGTTCGTCCCGGACGACAAGGGTGCCGTCTCCGCCTACAACCGCGACGGCGGCACCAGCGCCTGGAAGAACGACAAGCTGTCCTACCGCCGCCTGTCGACCCCGGTCTCCTACGGCCGCACGGTGGCGGTGGGCGACTACCAGGGCTACGTGCACTTCCTGTCGCGCGAGGACGGCGCCTTCCTGGCGCGCGCCGCCACCGACGGCAGCGCCATCTCGTCGACCCCGCTGGTGGCGGGGTCGAACCTGATTTTTCAAACACAAAATGGAACTGTGACCGCCATCGCGGTCGAATAG
- the der gene encoding ribosome biogenesis GTPase Der has translation MKPVIALVGRPNVGKSTLFNRMTRSRDALVADLPGLTRDRHYGEGRMGERPFLVIDTGGFEPVAKEGIMHEMALQTRQAVAEADVVMFIVDGRQGLTPHDKTITDFLRKSGRKVMLVVNKSEGMKYTSVTAEFYELGMGDPYVISAAHGDGVLDLVNEAIDEAVTLRPAEEAEFDPADHGVKIALVGRPNVGKSTLINTLVGEQRVIAFDMPGTTRDSIEVPFEKNGKNYTLIDTAGIRRRGKVFEAIEKFSVVKTLQSISEANVVVLMLDAQLDISEQDAHIAGFILETGRALVVAVNKWDGLTSDQRDQVKNDIDRKLDFLGFAEMKFISALKGTGIPQLLKSVDTAYAAATAKLSTPRLTRALQEAIEKQEPKRKGSTRPKMRYAHQGGQNPPIIVIHGNALDGITEPYKRYLEKHFRDTFDLIGTPLRIELRSGKNPFAKGGE, from the coding sequence ATGAAGCCGGTAATCGCACTCGTTGGACGCCCGAACGTCGGGAAGTCGACCTTATTCAACCGCATGACCCGCTCGCGCGACGCGCTGGTGGCGGACCTGCCCGGCCTCACGCGCGACCGCCACTACGGCGAAGGGCGCATGGGCGAACGCCCGTTCCTGGTGATCGACACCGGCGGTTTCGAGCCGGTCGCCAAGGAAGGCATCATGCACGAGATGGCGCTGCAGACGCGCCAGGCGGTGGCCGAGGCCGACGTGGTGATGTTCATCGTCGACGGCCGCCAGGGCCTGACCCCGCACGACAAGACCATCACCGACTTCCTGCGCAAGTCGGGCCGCAAGGTCATGCTGGTGGTGAACAAGTCCGAGGGCATGAAGTACACCTCGGTCACCGCCGAGTTCTACGAGCTCGGCATGGGCGACCCGTATGTGATCTCGGCCGCCCACGGCGACGGCGTGCTCGACCTGGTCAACGAGGCGATCGACGAAGCCGTGACCCTGCGTCCGGCCGAGGAGGCCGAGTTCGACCCGGCCGACCACGGCGTCAAGATCGCGCTGGTGGGGCGCCCGAACGTCGGCAAGTCGACCCTGATCAATACCCTGGTCGGCGAGCAGCGCGTGATCGCCTTCGACATGCCGGGCACCACGCGCGACTCGATCGAGGTGCCGTTCGAAAAGAACGGCAAGAACTACACGCTGATCGACACCGCCGGCATCCGCCGCCGCGGCAAGGTGTTCGAGGCCATCGAAAAATTCTCGGTGGTCAAGACGCTGCAATCGATCTCGGAGGCCAACGTGGTCGTGCTGATGCTGGACGCCCAGCTCGACATTTCCGAGCAGGACGCGCACATCGCCGGCTTCATCCTGGAAACCGGGCGCGCGCTGGTGGTGGCCGTCAACAAGTGGGACGGCTTGACCTCCGACCAGCGCGACCAGGTCAAGAACGACATCGACCGCAAGCTGGACTTCCTCGGCTTCGCCGAAATGAAGTTCATCTCGGCGCTGAAGGGCACCGGCATTCCGCAGCTGCTGAAGTCGGTGGACACCGCCTATGCCGCCGCCACCGCCAAGCTCAGCACGCCGCGCCTGACGCGCGCGCTGCAGGAAGCGATCGAGAAGCAGGAACCGAAGCGCAAGGGCAGCACCCGCCCGAAGATGCGCTACGCCCACCAGGGCGGCCAGAATCCGCCGATCATCGTCATCCACGGCAATGCGCTGGACGGCATCACCGAGCCGTACAAGCGCTACCTGGAAAAGCACTTCCGCGATACCTTCGACCTGATCGGCACGCCGTTGCGGATCGAGCTGCGCAGCGGCAAGAACCCGTTTGCCAAAGGCGGCGAGTAA
- the hfq gene encoding RNA chaperone Hfq: protein MSNKGQLLQDPFLNALRKEHVPVSIYLVNGIKLQGHIESFDQYVVLLRNTVTQMVYKHAISTVVPARAVNLNLEHDAE, encoded by the coding sequence ATGAGCAACAAAGGGCAACTGTTACAAGACCCATTCCTGAACGCCTTGCGCAAGGAGCATGTCCCTGTTTCGATCTACCTGGTCAACGGCATCAAGCTGCAAGGCCACATCGAATCCTTCGACCAGTACGTGGTCTTGCTGCGTAACACGGTTACCCAGATGGTCTACAAGCACGCAATCTCCACCGTCGTTCCGGCCCGCGCCGTCAACCTCAACCTCGAGCACGACGCTGAGTGA